A single region of the Bacteroides luhongzhouii genome encodes:
- a CDS encoding ISAon1 family transposase: protein MESTPESIRSIGAHYGVNGSNLSRQYKEIFSGYRQWKQLCHADGYVLYPQNIGPNLAIDESSLSCGELYTFVTNRDAHGGKGALVAAIRGTRAETVIAVLEKISSARRKTVREITLDLSSSMMLIARRSFPKAIVTNDRFHVHKLYYDAIDELRISLRWMARDIENEEIARCRREGIPYVPYRYANGDTRKQLLARAKYILTKHASKWTKSQQWRADIIFEFYPELKHAYDLAMDLTRIFNQKVDKDTARLNLARWYDKVEKMGSM, encoded by the coding sequence ATTGAATCCACCCCTGAGAGCATACGCTCAATCGGTGCTCATTACGGTGTAAATGGCTCCAACCTATCGCGGCAGTATAAGGAGATTTTCAGTGGCTACAGGCAGTGGAAGCAGCTGTGTCACGCCGATGGGTACGTGCTATATCCGCAGAACATCGGTCCGAACCTGGCCATCGACGAGTCTTCGCTCAGCTGCGGCGAGCTCTATACCTTTGTCACCAACCGTGACGCTCACGGCGGGAAGGGCGCGCTTGTTGCGGCGATACGTGGTACCAGGGCTGAAACGGTCATTGCAGTTCTTGAGAAGATATCTTCTGCCAGACGAAAGACGGTAAGAGAGATAACGCTCGACCTTTCGTCATCCATGATGCTCATAGCCCGTCGGTCATTCCCCAAAGCCATCGTGACCAACGACCGTTTTCATGTCCATAAACTCTACTACGATGCCATAGACGAGCTGCGGATATCTCTGCGGTGGATGGCAAGGGATATTGAAAACGAAGAGATTGCACGCTGTCGCAGGGAGGGCATTCCGTATGTTCCTTACCGTTATGCCAACGGCGACACCCGGAAACAGCTCCTTGCACGTGCCAAATACATTCTGACAAAACATGCCTCCAAATGGACGAAGTCCCAGCAATGGAGAGCCGACATCATTTTTGAATTTTATCCCGAGCTGAAACACGCGTATGATCTTGCCATGGACCTCACCCGCATATTCAACCAAAAAGTTGATAAGGACACTGCCCGGCTGAATCTTGCCCGATGGTACGACAAAGTGGAGAAAATGGGGTCAATGTAA
- a CDS encoding patatin-like phospholipase family protein, which translates to MRKIFLVLITLWLIIPAIHAQKVGLVLSGGGAKGMTHIGIIRALEENNIPIDYIAGTSMGAIIGSLYAMGYSPDDMVELLKSEDFKRWYSGEVEEKYVYHFKKNLPTPEFFNIRFSFKDSLKSLKPQFLPTSVVNPIQMNLVFVDLYARATAACKGDFDKLFVPFRCIASDVYNKKQLVMKEGDLGDAVRASMSFPFMFKPIEIDNVLAYDGGIYNNFPTDVMRDDFHPDVIIGSVVSTNPTKPKENDLMSQIENMVMQKTDYSIPDSMGILMTFKYDNVNLMDFQRIDELHDIGYNRTISMMDSIKSRIHRRVNLDNIRLRRMVYRSNYPELRFKNIIIDGANPQQQVYIKREFHKSDNKEFTYEDLKQGYFRLLSDKMISEIIPHAIYNPEDDTYDLHLKVKLENNFAVGLGGNISTSNSNQIYLGLSYQDLNYYAKEFILDGQLGKVYNNVQFMAKIDFATAIPTSYRFIGSISTFDYFKKDKLFSRNNKPAFNQKDERFLKLQVGLPFLSSKRAEFGVGIAKIEDKYFQKSVIDFGNDKFDKSRYDLFGGSISFNGSTLNSKQYPTRGYREALVAQIFVGKERFYPGEGSTTTNNNKDHHSWLQLSYMKEKYHNMSEHWVLGWYLKALYASKNFSENYTATMMQAGEFSPTLHSKLTYNEAFRANQFVGAGIRPIYRLNQMFHLRGEFYGFMPIYPIERNSLNKAYYGKAFSKFEYLGEISVVCQLPFGDISAYVNHYSSPKREWNVGLSIGWQLFNYRFIE; encoded by the coding sequence ATGAGAAAGATTTTTTTAGTGTTAATTACTTTATGGCTGATTATTCCGGCTATCCATGCCCAAAAAGTAGGACTTGTATTAAGCGGTGGTGGCGCCAAAGGGATGACGCACATCGGTATCATTCGCGCTTTAGAAGAAAACAACATTCCTATTGATTACATTGCAGGCACTTCCATGGGAGCCATTATCGGTTCTTTATATGCCATGGGATACTCTCCTGACGACATGGTAGAACTTCTCAAGTCGGAAGACTTTAAACGATGGTATTCCGGAGAAGTGGAAGAAAAATATGTATATCACTTCAAAAAGAATCTTCCCACTCCCGAATTTTTCAATATTCGTTTTTCATTCAAAGACTCACTGAAAAGTTTGAAACCTCAATTCCTGCCTACCAGTGTTGTCAATCCGATTCAGATGAATCTCGTTTTTGTAGACCTGTACGCACGTGCCACAGCTGCTTGTAAGGGAGATTTTGATAAACTTTTTGTGCCTTTCCGTTGCATTGCGTCCGATGTATATAACAAAAAACAATTAGTCATGAAGGAAGGAGATTTAGGAGATGCTGTAAGAGCTTCCATGAGTTTCCCATTCATGTTTAAACCTATTGAAATAGACAATGTATTAGCCTATGACGGAGGTATTTATAATAATTTTCCTACAGATGTCATGAGAGATGATTTTCATCCGGATGTCATCATAGGAAGCGTCGTGTCAACCAATCCCACTAAACCCAAAGAAAATGACCTCATGAGTCAAATTGAGAATATGGTGATGCAGAAAACCGACTATTCCATTCCGGATTCTATGGGGATTTTAATGACGTTTAAATATGACAATGTCAATCTAATGGATTTTCAACGCATTGACGAATTACATGATATAGGATATAATCGAACCATCAGTATGATGGATTCAATCAAAAGTCGTATCCATCGGCGTGTAAATCTGGACAATATACGTTTAAGAAGAATGGTATACCGGAGTAATTACCCGGAACTACGCTTTAAAAATATCATCATTGACGGAGCTAATCCACAACAACAAGTATATATTAAAAGAGAATTTCATAAATCAGATAACAAAGAATTCACTTATGAGGATTTAAAACAAGGTTATTTCCGATTGTTATCTGATAAAATGATTTCCGAAATTATACCACATGCAATTTATAATCCGGAAGACGACACCTACGATCTACATTTAAAGGTGAAATTAGAAAATAATTTTGCTGTGGGGTTGGGAGGAAATATATCCACTTCCAACTCCAATCAGATCTATCTGGGGCTTAGCTATCAGGATTTAAACTACTATGCCAAAGAGTTTATCCTCGACGGGCAACTCGGAAAAGTATATAATAACGTGCAGTTTATGGCAAAGATTGACTTCGCCACTGCTATTCCTACCTCATACCGCTTTATAGGCTCAATCAGTACTTTCGACTATTTCAAGAAAGACAAACTTTTCTCGCGAAATAATAAACCCGCCTTTAATCAGAAAGACGAACGTTTCTTAAAATTGCAGGTCGGATTACCTTTCCTTTCGAGTAAACGAGCAGAGTTTGGGGTCGGAATAGCCAAAATAGAAGATAAATATTTTCAAAAAAGTGTGATTGACTTTGGAAATGACAAATTTGACAAAAGTCGCTATGATTTATTCGGTGGATCAATCAGCTTTAATGGAAGTACCCTAAATTCTAAACAATACCCCACACGTGGATACAGAGAAGCTCTTGTTGCCCAGATATTCGTTGGAAAAGAACGATTCTACCCTGGCGAAGGTAGTACCACCACCAACAATAATAAAGACCATCACTCATGGCTGCAATTATCATACATGAAAGAAAAATATCATAATATGAGTGAACATTGGGTTTTAGGGTGGTATTTGAAGGCATTATATGCCTCTAAAAACTTTTCCGAGAACTATACGGCCACAATGATGCAGGCTGGAGAGTTTTCTCCCACACTACACAGTAAATTGACCTACAACGAAGCCTTTCGTGCCAATCAATTTGTAGGAGCTGGTATTCGGCCTATTTACCGTTTAAACCAAATGTTCCATCTTCGGGGAGAATTTTATGGTTTTATGCCCATTTATCCAATCGAAAGAAACTCGTTGAATAAAGCATATTATGGAAAAGCTTTCTCCAAGTTTGAATATTTAGGAGAAATTTCTGTTGTATGTCAATTACCTTTTGGAGACATCTCTGCATATGTAAATCATTATAGCTCACCGAAAAGGGAGTGGAATGTCGGACTGAGTATAGGTTGGCAATTATTCAATTATCGGTTCATAGAATAA
- the trmD gene encoding tRNA (guanosine(37)-N1)-methyltransferase TrmD produces the protein MRIDIITVLPEMIEGFFNCSIMKRAQDKGLAEIHIHNLRDYTEDKYRRVDDYPFGGFAGMVMKIEPIERCINTLKAERNYDEVIFTTPDGEQFKQPMANSLSLAQNLIILCGHFKGIDYRIREHLITKEISIGDYVLTGGELAAAVIADAIVRIIPGVISDEQSALSDSFQDNLLAAPVYTRPADYKGWKVPEILLSGHEAKIKEWELQQSLERTRKLRPDLLGE, from the coding sequence ATGCGTATTGATATTATAACAGTTTTACCCGAAATGATTGAAGGTTTCTTCAATTGTTCTATCATGAAACGAGCTCAAGACAAAGGACTTGCAGAAATACATATTCACAATCTGCGTGATTATACCGAAGATAAATATCGCCGTGTCGATGATTATCCCTTTGGAGGGTTTGCCGGAATGGTTATGAAAATAGAGCCCATCGAACGTTGCATCAATACCTTAAAGGCAGAACGCAACTACGATGAGGTCATTTTCACGACCCCTGACGGAGAACAATTCAAACAGCCAATGGCAAACAGCCTCTCGTTGGCACAGAATCTCATTATTCTTTGCGGACATTTCAAAGGTATTGATTACCGCATCCGCGAACACCTGATTACTAAAGAAATCAGCATTGGAGATTACGTATTAACAGGAGGAGAACTGGCAGCAGCGGTAATAGCGGACGCTATCGTACGTATCATCCCTGGAGTCATTTCTGATGAACAGTCCGCACTTTCCGATTCTTTCCAGGACAATTTGCTGGCAGCACCCGTATATACGCGACCAGCGGATTATAAAGGATGGAAAGTTCCCGAGATTCTATTATCCGGTCATGAAGCAAAAATCAAAGAATGGGAACTACAACAATCCCTAGAACGTACCAGAAAACTTCGTCCCGACTTATTGGGAGAGTAA
- a CDS encoding ISAon1 family transposase — MESTPESIRSIGAHYGVNGSNLSRQYKEIFSGYRQWKQLCHADGYVLYPQNIGPNLAIDESSLSCGELYTFVTNRDAHGGKGALVAAIRGTRAETVIAVLEKISSARRKTVREITLDLSSSMMLIARRSFPKAIVTNDRFHVHKLYYDAIDELRISLRWMARDIENEEIARCRREGIPYVPYRYANGDTRKQLLARAKYILTKHASKWTKSQQWRADIIFEFYPELKHAYDLAMDLTRIFNQKVDKDTARLNLARWYDKVEKMAGGQFRTVTETFRNHYDTILNYFVNRSTNAGAESFNAKVKAFRSQFRGVTDIPFFLFRLSKLCA; from the coding sequence ATTGAATCCACCCCTGAGAGCATACGCTCAATCGGTGCTCATTACGGTGTAAATGGCTCCAACCTATCGCGGCAGTATAAGGAGATTTTCAGTGGCTACAGGCAGTGGAAGCAGCTGTGTCACGCCGATGGGTACGTGCTATATCCGCAGAACATCGGTCCGAACCTGGCCATCGACGAGTCTTCGCTCAGCTGCGGCGAGCTCTATACCTTTGTCACCAACCGTGACGCTCACGGCGGGAAGGGCGCGCTTGTTGCGGCGATACGTGGTACCAGGGCTGAAACGGTCATTGCAGTTCTTGAGAAGATATCTTCTGCCAGACGAAAGACGGTAAGAGAGATAACGCTCGACCTTTCGTCATCCATGATGCTCATAGCCCGTCGGTCATTCCCCAAAGCCATCGTGACCAACGACCGTTTTCATGTCCATAAACTCTACTACGATGCCATAGACGAGCTGCGGATATCTCTGCGGTGGATGGCAAGGGATATTGAAAACGAAGAGATTGCACGCTGTCGCAGGGAGGGCATTCCGTATGTTCCTTACCGTTATGCCAACGGCGACACCCGGAAACAGCTCCTTGCACGTGCCAAATACATTCTGACAAAACATGCCTCCAAATGGACGAAGTCCCAGCAATGGAGAGCCGACATCATTTTTGAATTTTATCCCGAGCTGAAACACGCGTATGATCTTGCCATGGACCTCACCCGCATATTCAACCAAAAAGTTGATAAGGACACTGCCCGGCTGAATCTTGCCCGATGGTACGACAAAGTGGAGAAAATGGCCGGAGGCCAATTCCGCACTGTTACAGAAACATTCCGCAACCACTATGACACAATCCTGAATTACTTTGTCAACCGTTCCACCAATGCCGGCGCTGAATCTTTCAACGCAAAAGTCAAGGCATTCAGAAGTCAATTCCGAGGCGTTACTGATATCCCATTCTTTCTGTTCAGACTCTCCAAGCTATGCGCCTAA
- the ligA gene encoding NAD-dependent DNA ligase LigA, translating to MDIKEKIEELRAELHRHNYNYYVLNAPEISDKEFDDKMRELQDLEQAHPEYKDENSPTMRVGSDLNKNFTQVAHKYPMLSLANTYSEAEVTDFYDRVRKALNEDFEICCEMKYDGTSISLTYEDGKLVRAVTRGDGEKGDDVTDNVKTIRSIPLVLHGDNYPASFEIRGEILMPWEVFEGLNREKEAREEPLFANPRNAASGTLKLQNSSIVASRKLDAYLYYLLGDNLPCDGHYENLQEAAKWGFKISDLTRKCQTLEEVFEFINYWDVERKNLPVATDGIVLKVNSLRQQKNLGFTAKSPRWAIAYKFQAERALTRLNKVTYQVGRTGAVTPVANLDPVQLSGTVVKRASLHNADIIEGLDLHIGDMVYVEKGGEIIPKITGVDKDARSFMLGEKVRFIVNCPECGSKLVRYEGEAAHYCPNETACPPQIKGKIEHFISRKAMNIDGLGPETVDLFYRLGLIENTADLYKLTADDIKGLDRMGEKSAENIVTGIAQSKTVPFERVIFALGIRFVGETVAKKIAKSFENIDDLQQADLEKLVSIDEIGEKIAQSILAYFANASNRELVNRLKEAGLQLYRTEEDLSGYTDKLAGQSIVISGVFIHHSRDEYKELIEKNGGKNVGSISAKTSFILAGDNMGPAKLEKAKKLGITILSEDEFLKLIS from the coding sequence ATGGATATAAAGGAAAAAATAGAGGAATTGCGTGCCGAACTTCATCGGCATAATTATAATTATTATGTGTTGAATGCTCCTGAAATCTCGGACAAAGAGTTTGACGACAAGATGCGTGAACTTCAGGATTTGGAACAGGCACATCCAGAATATAAAGATGAAAATTCGCCTACGATGCGTGTAGGTAGTGATTTAAACAAGAATTTCACGCAAGTGGCTCATAAATATCCTATGTTGTCACTGGCAAATACATACTCGGAAGCGGAAGTGACGGACTTCTACGACCGTGTCCGTAAGGCATTGAATGAGGATTTCGAGATTTGTTGTGAAATGAAATATGACGGTACTTCTATTTCACTGACTTATGAAGATGGAAAGTTGGTTCGTGCCGTCACCCGTGGTGATGGAGAAAAGGGGGATGATGTGACGGATAATGTGAAAACGATCCGTTCTATTCCGCTTGTATTGCATGGTGATAATTATCCAGCCTCTTTTGAGATACGTGGAGAAATTCTTATGCCATGGGAAGTGTTTGAAGGGCTGAATCGAGAGAAAGAAGCACGTGAAGAGCCGCTTTTTGCCAATCCGAGAAATGCGGCTTCCGGCACACTGAAATTGCAGAATTCTTCTATTGTGGCTTCCCGCAAACTGGATGCCTATTTATATTATTTGCTGGGTGATAACCTGCCTTGTGACGGACATTATGAAAATCTTCAGGAAGCGGCAAAATGGGGCTTTAAAATCTCTGATTTGACGCGTAAGTGTCAGACGTTAGAGGAGGTTTTTGAATTTATCAATTATTGGGATGTAGAGCGTAAAAATCTACCGGTTGCCACAGATGGGATCGTTCTAAAGGTGAACAGTTTGAGGCAGCAGAAGAATCTGGGCTTTACGGCTAAGTCTCCTCGATGGGCTATTGCTTATAAATTCCAGGCAGAACGTGCGTTGACCCGTTTGAATAAGGTGACTTATCAGGTAGGAAGAACCGGAGCTGTCACGCCGGTAGCTAATTTGGATCCTGTGCAGCTTTCAGGAACAGTTGTAAAACGTGCGTCCTTGCATAATGCGGATATTATTGAGGGACTTGATTTGCATATTGGAGACATGGTTTATGTGGAAAAAGGCGGTGAAATTATTCCTAAGATTACAGGGGTGGATAAAGATGCGCGTAGTTTTATGCTTGGTGAGAAGGTCCGGTTTATTGTTAATTGTCCTGAATGTGGCAGTAAATTAGTCAGATATGAAGGAGAAGCCGCTCATTATTGCCCGAATGAAACAGCGTGTCCTCCTCAAATCAAAGGCAAAATAGAGCATTTTATTAGCCGAAAGGCTATGAATATTGATGGATTAGGGCCGGAAACGGTGGATCTGTTCTATCGATTGGGGTTAATTGAAAATACGGCCGACTTATATAAACTTACAGCTGACGATATAAAAGGTTTGGATCGTATGGGTGAAAAATCGGCAGAGAATATCGTAACGGGAATTGCGCAAAGTAAAACAGTTCCTTTCGAGCGTGTAATCTTTGCTTTGGGAATCCGCTTTGTTGGTGAGACTGTGGCCAAAAAGATTGCGAAGTCGTTTGAGAATATCGATGATTTACAGCAGGCAGATCTTGAGAAATTGGTCAGTATCGATGAAATCGGAGAAAAAATAGCTCAAAGTATACTTGCTTATTTTGCTAATGCGTCTAATCGTGAGTTAGTTAATAGACTAAAGGAGGCTGGACTGCAACTTTACCGCACAGAGGAAGATTTGAGTGGATACACTGATAAGTTGGCAGGACAGTCTATTGTTATTAGCGGTGTGTTTATCCATCACTCACGTGACGAATATAAGGAGCTTATCGAGAAAAACGGAGGGAAAAATGTTGGGAGTATTTCCGCAAAAACAAGTTTTATACTGGCCGGGGATAATATGGGACCTGCGAAGCTCGAAAAAGCAAAAAAACTGGGAATAACCATATTAAGTGAAGACGAATTTCTGAAACTTATATCGTAA
- the dapA gene encoding 4-hydroxy-tetrahydrodipicolinate synthase — MIQTKLKGMGVALITPFKEDESVDYDALMRMVDYLLQNNADFLCVLGTTAETPTLTEEEKKTIKKMVIDRVNGRIPILLGVGGNNTRAIVETLKNDDFTGVDAILSVVPYYNKPSQEGIYQHYKAIAEATELPIVLYNVPGRTGVNMTAETTLRIARDFNNVVAIKEASGNITQMDDIIKNKPENFNVISGDDGITFPLITLGAVGVISVIGNAFPREFSRMTRLALQGDFANALTIHHRFTELFNLLFVDGNPAGVKSMLNAMGMIENKLRLPLVPTRITTFEAIRKVLNELNIKC; from the coding sequence ATGATACAGACTAAATTGAAAGGAATGGGGGTAGCACTGATTACTCCTTTCAAAGAGGATGAGAGCGTTGACTATGACGCGTTGATGCGTATGGTGGACTATCTATTGCAGAATAATGCGGATTTCTTGTGTGTGCTGGGAACTACAGCTGAAACACCGACTCTGACCGAGGAAGAAAAGAAAACTATAAAAAAGATGGTAATTGACCGCGTCAACGGAAGAATTCCTATTCTGTTAGGTGTAGGTGGTAATAATACTCGCGCTATTGTAGAAACATTGAAAAACGATGATTTTACAGGGGTTGATGCTATATTGTCTGTGGTGCCGTATTATAATAAACCTTCTCAGGAAGGTATTTATCAGCATTATAAAGCGATTGCGGAAGCTACGGAGCTCCCCATTGTATTATATAATGTTCCGGGACGTACGGGTGTAAATATGACTGCTGAAACTACGTTGCGGATTGCCCGTGATTTCAATAACGTAGTTGCTATTAAAGAAGCATCCGGCAATATCACGCAAATGGATGATATTATTAAAAATAAACCGGAAAACTTTAATGTAATCTCTGGAGATGATGGTATTACCTTTCCTCTCATAACATTGGGAGCTGTTGGTGTGATTTCGGTAATTGGTAATGCTTTTCCTCGTGAATTTAGTCGCATGACACGTTTGGCGCTTCAAGGAGATTTTGCCAATGCGTTGACCATTCACCATCGATTTACGGAATTATTTAATCTGTTATTTGTCGATGGAAATCCGGCAGGCGTAAAATCAATGTTAAATGCTATGGGGATGATTGAGAATAAGCTTCGTTTGCCACTGGTTCCTACTCGTATTACTACATTTGAGGCAATACGCAAGGTTTTGAATGAATTGAATATTAAATGCTGA
- a CDS encoding ISAon1 family transposase N-terminal region protein, with protein MKQWQILKTIFPEIITANFEFVNYEETYERLDYWLDERGYMSREDYKKGTVREYGFTEERVIQDFPIRGKAVYLHVRRRKWRDMEDGSIFTYDYDLTEEGSRLTPEFVAFLKEED; from the coding sequence ATGAAACAATGGCAGATATTAAAAACAATCTTTCCGGAGATTATCACGGCCAACTTTGAGTTTGTCAACTACGAGGAAACGTACGAACGGCTGGATTACTGGCTTGACGAGCGTGGTTATATGTCTCGCGAAGATTACAAGAAGGGTACTGTCCGCGAATATGGCTTTACCGAAGAACGTGTGATACAGGATTTTCCGATTCGCGGGAAGGCGGTATACTTGCATGTGCGACGGCGTAAGTGGCGCGACATGGAAGACGGGAGTATCTTTACCTATGACTACGATCTGACGGAAGAAGGCAGCCGCCTGACCCCTGAGTTCGTTGCTTTTTTAAAAGAGGAGGATTGA
- the htpG gene encoding molecular chaperone HtpG produces the protein MQKGNIGVTTENIFPIIKKFLYSDHEIFLRELVSNAVDATQKLNTLASIGEFKGELGDLTVHVELGKDTITISDRGIGLTAEEIEKYINQIAFSGANDFLEKYKNDANAIIGHFGLGFYSAFMVAKKVEIITKSYRDGAQAVKWTCDGSPEFTIEEIEKADRGSDIILYIDDDCKEFLEEARISELLKKYCSFLPVPIAFGKKKEWKDGKQVETAEDNIINDTTPLWTRKPSELSDEDYKSFYSKLYPMSDEPLFWIHLNVDYPFHLTGILYFPKVKSNIELNKNKIQLYCNQVYVTDSVEGIVPDFLTLLHGVIDSPDIPLNVSRSYLQSDSNVKKISTYITKKVSDRLQSIFKNDRKQFEEKWNDLKIFINYGMLTQEDFYDKAQKFALFTDTNDKHYTFEEYQTLIKDNQTDKDGNLIYLYANNKDEQYSYIEAATNKGYNVLLMDGQLDVAMVSMLEQKLEKSRFTRVDSDVVDNLIVKEDKKGETLEANKQDAITTAFKSQLPKMDKVEFNVMTQALGENSAPVMITQSEYMRRMKEMANIQAGMSFYGEMPDMFNLILNSDHKLIKQVLNEEESACQAEVAPILSEMDNVNKQRNELKDKQKDKKEEEIPTSEKDELNNLDKKWDDLKSKKEAIFIGYASNNKVIRQLIDLALLQNNMLRGEALNNFVKRSIELI, from the coding sequence ATGCAAAAAGGTAATATTGGGGTTACAACAGAGAACATTTTCCCTATCATTAAAAAGTTCTTGTACAGTGACCATGAAATTTTTCTGCGCGAATTAGTATCCAATGCAGTAGACGCCACTCAGAAGCTGAATACGCTTGCTTCTATTGGCGAATTTAAGGGTGAACTGGGTGATTTAACCGTTCACGTTGAATTGGGCAAAGATACCATTACTATTTCCGACCGTGGTATCGGTTTAACTGCAGAGGAAATTGAAAAGTACATCAATCAAATAGCCTTTTCAGGAGCTAACGACTTCTTGGAGAAATATAAGAATGACGCAAATGCCATTATCGGACATTTCGGACTTGGCTTCTACTCTGCTTTTATGGTTGCAAAGAAAGTAGAAATTATTACTAAATCATACAGAGACGGTGCACAAGCCGTCAAATGGACCTGCGATGGTAGCCCTGAATTCACTATTGAAGAAATAGAAAAAGCTGATCGTGGATCAGACATCATCTTATACATTGATGATGACTGCAAAGAATTCCTCGAAGAAGCACGTATTTCCGAACTTCTGAAAAAATATTGCAGCTTCCTTCCTGTTCCTATTGCATTTGGGAAAAAGAAAGAGTGGAAAGACGGCAAGCAGGTAGAAACAGCCGAAGATAATATAATCAATGATACCACTCCTTTATGGACACGTAAACCTAGCGAACTTTCGGATGAAGATTACAAATCATTCTATAGCAAGCTATATCCGATGTCTGATGAACCACTATTCTGGATTCACCTGAATGTTGATTATCCATTCCATTTGACCGGTATCCTCTATTTCCCGAAGGTAAAAAGCAATATTGAATTAAATAAGAATAAGATTCAGTTATATTGCAACCAGGTATATGTTACAGATTCGGTTGAAGGTATTGTGCCGGACTTCCTGACTTTGTTACATGGCGTAATTGATTCTCCGGATATTCCGTTGAACGTTTCCCGTTCGTATTTGCAAAGCGACTCGAACGTTAAGAAGATTTCAACATATATCACAAAGAAAGTATCCGACCGTTTGCAGTCTATATTCAAAAATGATCGTAAGCAGTTTGAGGAAAAGTGGAACGATTTAAAAATATTTATCAATTATGGAATGCTAACGCAAGAGGATTTCTATGATAAAGCACAAAAATTTGCCCTTTTCACCGATACAAATGACAAGCATTATACATTTGAAGAGTATCAAACCCTTATTAAAGATAATCAGACAGATAAAGATGGAAACCTAATCTATCTGTATGCAAATAACAAAGATGAGCAATATAGTTATATTGAAGCTGCCACCAACAAAGGATACAATGTTCTGCTCATGGATGGCCAGTTGGATGTAGCTATGGTGAGCATGCTAGAACAAAAACTTGAAAAATCTCGTTTCACTCGTGTAGACAGTGATGTTGTTGACAATCTTATTGTAAAAGAAGATAAGAAAGGTGAAACGTTGGAAGCCAATAAACAGGATGCAATCACAACAGCCTTCAAGAGTCAATTGCCTAAAATGGATAAAGTTGAATTCAATGTCATGACACAGGCATTAGGAGAAAATTCAGCTCCAGTCATGATTACTCAAAGCGAATATATGCGTCGTATGAAAGAAATGGCGAATATTCAGGCTGGAATGAGTTTCTATGGCGAAATGCCTGATATGTTTAATCTCATTCTGAATTCAGACCATAAGTTGATAAAACAGGTATTGAATGAAGAAGAAAGCGCTTGCCAAGCAGAAGTAGCTCCGATACTTTCTGAAATGGATAATGTCAACAAACAACGTAATGAGTTGAAGGACAAACAAAAAGATAAGAAAGAAGAAGAAATCCCCACATCAGAAAAAGATGAATTAAACAATCTGGATAAGAAATGGGATGATCTGAAAAGCAAGAAAGAAGCTATCTTTATCGGCTACGCAAGCAATAATAAAGTTATCCGCCAGCTGATCGATTTGGCTTTATTGCAAAACAATATGCTAAGAGGTGAAGCTTTGAATAACTTCGTAAAACGTAGCATAGAATTGATTTAA